A window of Cellulosimicrobium protaetiae genomic DNA:
GCGACGTGCAGGTCGCCGTCCGCCTCGAGGGGTGCGACCAGCGCCTCGTCGAGAGCGGTCAGGGTGCGCGTGAGCGACGCGACGGCCGCCTCGCGCATCGGGACGGGGATGAGCACGTTCGACAGCACCGCGAAGTCGGCGCGGGCACGGCGTACCTGCTCGGCGACCGTCGTGCGCCGCGCGAGCCGCACGAGCCGCGTCCCCTCGGCGGAGACACGGACCGCGCGCACGTCGTCGCCGTCGAGCACGAGGTCGGCGACGACGGCGTCGGAGCCCGCCGCGGAGAGCCCCGCACGGAGGCGGCGCTCCGTCGCGGCGACCGGGGTCGCCGCCCCTCCGCCGTGCTGCCACGCGCGACGTCGGGCGTCGTCCTGCAGCCGACGCGCTGCCCGCAGGTGGTCCTGTCGTCGAGCGAGGTACGCCGGGTCCGAGGGGGCACCGAGAGCACGTGCCGCCTCGACCTCGCGACGCGCCGAGGCGAGGAGGTCCGCGAGGACCGGGTCCGACGGCGGTCGCACGCGGCCGGTGCCCGCGAACGCCGCACGACCGCGCTCGACCGCGTCGAAGATGGTCCCCGGTCGCCGCGTCCGGAGCGCCGCGTCCACGTCGACGTTGCCGAGCCGGACCCCGTGCACCGCCGACGCGGTCACGGCGTCCACGGAGCCGAGCCGTGCACGGTGCTCGGCGAGGGCGGACTGGCCGCGGCGCACGGCCCGGACGCCACCCCGGCGGTCCCCGGCCGCGAACGCGAGCTGGGCGAGCACGGCCTCGTGCTGCAGGCGCACGGGGAGCGGCGCCCGGTCGAGCCGTGCGGGGACGAGCGCGAGGACGTCTCGTGCGGCGGGCACGTCGCCCGCGGACACGAGCCACTCGGCCGCTAGGAGCTGCGCCGGGATCGTCACGCCGAGTCCGGCGACGCCGCCGAGAGTTTCGCCCTCGCGCGCGAGGTCGAGAGCCCACGTGGCGTGGCGCCGTGCCGTCGTCGGCGTCACGGCGTCCGCGCGGTGCTCCGTGAGCGCCGCCTGCAGCTCGGCGACCCGGGCACGCAGCATCCACGGGGCGTTCCCGAGCCGGTCGAACCGGCGCGACGCCGACCGGGCCAGACGGCGGGCGTCGGCGTACCGCCGCAGACCGAGGACGACCCGCGACCGCACGAGCTCGACCTCGGCAAGGTCGCGCAGCATGCGGTACCGGGAGAGCTGCGCGCGCGCCTCCCCCAGCGCGTCGTCGGCCTCGGTCAGCAGACCGGCGTCGAGCAGCACCTGGGCGCGGTCGATGAGCCCGACGGCGGCGTGCCGGTCCGGCGCCTGCTCGGCGGCCTCGTCCATCGCACGGAGTGCGACGGGGAGATCACCACGGAGGTACTCCGCGTACCCCAGGTTGTGACGTGCCTTGGAGACGAGGAGGTCGTCCCCGAGGGCACTCCCCCGGCGCACGGCGTCGTCCAGGTCGCGGCTCGCTCCCTCCGCGTCGCCGAGCTCGAGGCGCAGCGACCCGAGGTTCAGCATGAGCACCGCGGCGTCGAGAGGGCGCGCGTCGTCGACGACGTCGACCGCCGTCTCCATCTCGACGAGCGCCGCCGTGACGTCGCCGGACCGCAGCCGCAGGAGCCCGCGCTGCGAACGCACGACGAAGGCGAGCTCGCGCATCGCCAGCACAGCACCGCGTTCCTCGACCTCGGCGAGACGCTCGTACGCGCCGTCGACGTCGCCTGTGAGCTCGAACTCGGAGAGCGCAAGACCGAGGAGAGCGCGCGCAGCGACGTACGCGTCGCCCCTCCCCGCACCCTCGCCCGCGGCGTCGACCTCACGGACGATCTCCTCGAACGCGCGGCTCGCGCGGTGGTGCTGCCCACGTGCGTTGATCGCCTGCGCGGCAGCCAGACGGGAATCGAGCGTGGCCTGGCCGCTGCGCACCACCACTCATCACCTCATGCGTCGTCACCCGGGGTCGGGACCAGACCCGTCGCCAGGGTAATGGACGGCCAGAGCCATGCGCAGCGTTCCGGCGCTCCCTTGCCCGGCTCCAGTGCACCCGGTTCGGTGGGGTCGTCGCCGATGCGCTCGAGGAGCGAGGCCGCGAGCTCACCCGCGAGGACCGGTGCGGCGAAGGACGTCCCGCTCCACGTCGCGAACCCACCCTGGAAGCCTTCGGGGTCGATCGTGGCTCGGAAGCCCGGCCCCCACAGCTCCTGCACGTGCCGCGACGGGGCGACGGCGCCGTCGATCGTCGGCGGGACCGTCGACACGAGCGACGCACCTGGCCGGGTGCAGGTGATCCACGGGCCGTCGTTGCTGAAGAGCGCGACCGTCTTGTCGGGGTTCTCGGCGCCCACGGTCAGCACGGGGGGCTCGTCCAGCCGGAGCGTCACTCCCTCGAGGGGCACAGGAGGACTCACCTTCCGGTCGATCCGCGGCGCGAAGGCGGCCGGGTACGTCGGTCGCGTCTGGCCGTCGTTCCCGGACGAGACGACGACGACGACCCCGTAGCGGCGCAGGGCTCGAACGAGCGCACCGAACGGGGCGTCGAAGTCGGCGTCCTCCGGGCGCTCGTGGTAGTAGCCGAGCGACAGCACCAGGACGTCGATCGGTGCGTATCCCTCACGCCCGGACAAGCCGAGGACGTGCCAGAGCAGGACACGGCGCAGGGTCCGCAGGAGGTCGCGCTCCGGGACGACGCCAGACCCTCCGTAGAGCCGGGGCGCCAGGATCACGGCGTCCGGGCAGAGCTGGTGCACGAGCCCCGCGATGAAGGTCCCGTGGCCCGCCACCGGGTCGAGCGGTCCCGTGAGGGGCGAGACCGACACGCCACCGATCTCCGGGTCCTCGTAGGGGTACTCCGTCGGAGGAAGCGTCGAGAGCGGCTGCCCGAGCAGCTCCGGGTCCCGCACCACGACGGCCCCGCGTGTCTCCAGGTCGTCGTCGAACCACGGATGCTCGCCGACGCCCGTGTCGAGGACCGCGACGACGGGCCGACGGACGCCGTCACCCGAGACGTAGGGGGTCTTGCCCGCGGTCAGCGTCCGGCGCGGCACCGGGCCGATCCAGCTCACCGGGGTCCGCCCGCCCGACCCGGGCAGCGCGTACTCGGCCGTCCCCGCGGCGAAGGGATGGGGCTGGGTGTAGGGATGCGGCTGCGTGTACGGGTGGGGCTGGGTGTAGGGATGCGGCTGCGTGTACGGGTGCGGCTGCGTGTACGGGAACGGCTGCGTGTAGGGCTGACCGCCGATGAACGGCGTGGGCGCGATCATGTGGTCGAGGGCGAGCCGCGGGCTGCACCCGTCGTCGGGGCACAGCCGCCCGCGCAGCTCCTCGATCAGCCCCCAGGCGTCGGGGAGCGCACCCTGCCTGTCGTCGCGGTAGTGCAGGCGCACGGAGTAGCCGAACGTCTTGAGCAGGTCGCGCGTCGTCTCGGGGTCGAGGTCGGCCTCACGCACGAGCTCGGCGTCCTCGAGGCTCTCGTCCTGCACCTCGACCCGCAGTCCGCGGTCGGCCGCCGCGCGCTCGAGCCAGCGGAGCGAGCGGTTGCCCTCGCGGTCGAACGGCGACTCGGGGATGAGGATGCGGTCGCCGACGTACCACGTCGGGTGCGGGGACTGCTTCCCCGCACGGCGCTGCGCGCTGACCGGGTCGATGGTGCGCGTCCGCCACTGGAGCCGGTTCGGCCGGTCGCCGTAGTAGCCCGGGCCGGTCACGTCGACGGGGGGTTCGGGGGTCTCGCTCACGTGCTCCTCCTTGAGGGATGGCGTTCAGTCGGTGCCGCGGGCGTCGACATCGACGAGCAGCGGCTCGCGCACGGGTGCGCGGAGAGGGATGGGTGCAGGACGTCGTCGCGCCGCGGGCGAGGGGTCGCCCGCGGCGCGACGACGACTACAGCTCGATGACGGGGGTGCTCACGGCGCCGGCGGCGCCGTCCGCACGGCGGACGACGAGGCTCGCCGGGCCGCGGTCGACCGCGTCGAAGGCGAAGCGTCCGTCGTCGTCGCTCGTCGTCTCGCTCACGCTGCCGGGGCGGTGCAGCTCGACGCGCAGCGCGGTGGCCGGGGCGGCCCAGCCGTCGATGCGGATGCGCCCGTCGTCGGTCGCCGACAGCGAGATCATGACCGTGACGGACTCGGACGTGAACGTGATGGTGCGCGCCTCGACGGGAGGCGCGTCGCCCCGCACGGACATCTCGGGGACCTGGACGTACTCCAGCTCCATGACCTCGGCCTCGAGGCCGGCGAGGGTGATCGCGAACAGCGACCGCTCGACGAGGCCGTCGGGGACGGGGTCGATCTCCTCCGCGATGCGCGCCAGCTCGGCGAGCAGCGCGAGGTCGACGGCGTCGAGCGGCTCGTCGGGGCTGTGCGTCGGCTCGGTGCTCATGATGCTTCCCACGATTCCCCCTGGTCGTCGATGATGTCGCGCAGCTTGGCGAGGCAGCGCCCGCGCGTGGAGCCGATGCTCCCCACCGGCATGCCGATGGCGGCCGAGATGGCCTTGTAGTCGGGTCGGTCGGCGAGCGACACGAGCCGAAGCAGCCGCCGGCAGCGGTCCGGCAGCTGGTCCAGCGCGGCCCACAGCGTGCGGTCGCGCTCGTTGCGGAGGACCTCGACGTCGGGCGTCGGGTCTCCGGACGGGAGCTCCGGCACGCCCTCGTCGGTGTCGTCGGGGAGCTCGGTCCGACGCCGCGCCTCGTCCCGGTGCTTGCGCACGGCCTCCCACGCGGCGCGCTTGGCCGTGATGAGCAGCCACTTCAGGACGGCGTGCGGCTCCTTGATCGTCATCGCGTTGCGCACGAGCGCGACCCACACCGTCTGGACGATGTCGTCGGCCTGCTCGCGCTCGACACCCTGGGCTCGCACCGTGTGCCAGAGCAGCGGCGTCGCCTCGCGGACGAAGTCGCCCAGGGCGTGGGGGCGACCGTCACGGTACTCGAGGAGCGCGAGCGCGCCCCGGTCCCCCAGGCTCAGGCCCGGTTCGTCGGTGTCCGCCAGCTCGTCGGTGGTTCTGGTCATGGGGGGCACTGTCCTCGGCACGCTCGTCCGGTCAGGCATCAGCGGGGGGTCCCCGGAAATGCCTGATTCTAGGGCCGGGCCGGTGGGGTCGACAACCATAATCACTGGTCACGCCCCTCTCGGCTCGCGCGGCTGGGTCCCATCTCGCTCCTTCGGCACACGGGCGGGAGCGTCGGGCCGACACTCCTCCACCGGGACGAGAGGGACGGATCGCCCGTCTGATACATCCCGCTCCGGGCGAGCTCCGCGCCGGAGGGACCCAGCCGGACGGCGCACCGCTCCGAACCAGGGGCGACGCGCGGAGAGCCCGCGCGACCACAGAGCGGAGAACCCCATGACCTCGTCCCCGAACCGTCTGCTCGCGGCCGTCTTCGGCGCCGTCTACCTGCTGGTCGGCCTCGCCGGCTTCGTCGTCACGTCGGGCGTCGGCTTCGCCGCCACCGAGGGCCGCAACCTCCTGCTGTTCGAGGTGAACCCGCTGCACAACATCGTCCACCTCGGCATCGGGGCGGCGCTGCTGCTCGCGTCACGCAGCGTCCGGGCCGCGCGGGGCACGAACCTCACGATCGGCGCCGTGTACCTCCTCGTCGGAGTCGTGGGGCTGTTCCTCGTCGACACCGGCGCCAACATCATCGCGCTGAACGGCGCCGACAACGTACTGCACCTCGCCAGCGCGCTGCTGCTCCTCGGCGTGGGGCTCGCCGCGGACCGCGAGGACGCGGGCCGCACCGTCACGGCATGACGAGCCCCGTCCCCACCCGGCGCGTCGGCGCCGCGCTCGCGCTGCTCGGTGCCGGGATCGTCGACCTCGGGCTCGTCCGGGGCGGGTCCCCGGCACCGTCCGGCCTGCTCGCGCTGGCCACCGGGACGACGGAGCTGGTCGCCGCGCTCGTGCTCCTCGCACGCCGACCGCGACCCGGTCGCCCGGCGGCGGTCCCGCGCCTCGGCATCGCCCTGCTCCTCGGCGCGACCGTCGCCGGGGTAGCCGCCCCGGTCGCGTCCGGCGTGCCGCTCTCGGCGGGCGCGGCCGCCGCGGCCGTCCTGCGGGTCGCGACCGCATGCGTCCTCGCACGTCCGGCGCGCGTCCCCGCCGACGGCGCCCCGGCGCGCGCCGGGGCGCGGCTCGTCGCGCTGTTCTCGGTCGCGGTCGTGGTCTCGGCGGTCGCGACGTTCGGCCTGGGCGGGACCGAGGCCGCGCAGCACGCCGTGCCGCACGGGGCCCACCTGCCCGCCCTGGGGAACCTGCCCGGCCACGGCGCGGGGCACCACGGCGAGTCCGGCGACGGTCCCTGACACCTGCGCCGGGTACGAGTTCTCCCGTACCGCGAGGCTCGAAGTTCCGGGGAATCCCTCATGTCGCGCGGCAGGCACCAGGCCTAGCGTCGTGACGACCCCTGCACCCACCGCGGGTGCGGACCGGCGGGCCGCGACGTCGCGGCCCGCCCGAGCACGAGGAGCACTTCCGTGAGAACAGTCCTCTCCGGCCGCACGCGCGGCCGCACGGGGCGCGCGCTGCGCGCCCTCGCCACCGTCGTCGCCGCCGCGACCGTCGCCGCGGGCGGCGCCCTCGCCGCCGCGCCCGCGACCGCGGCGCCCGCGCCGGCCGTCGTCGCACCCGCGGCCGCGGCGGCGGGCAGCACGCAGTGGCTCACCGGCTACTGGCACAACTTCGACAACGGCTCGGTGACGATGCGCCTGTCGGAGATCCCGCAGGCGTACAACCTCGTCGCGATCGCCTTCGCCGACAACCTGGCCGGCACGCCGGGCGGCATCACGTTCAACCTCTCGAGCGCCGAGCTCGGCGGCTACACGGAGGCTCAGTTCAAGGCCGACGTCGCGACGATCCGCGCGCAGGGCCGCAAGGTCGTGCTCTCCGTCGGCGGCGAGAAGGGCAACGTCGTCGTCTCCAACGCGACGGAGGCCAAGAACTTCGCGGACACCGCGTACGGGCTCATGCAGAAGTACGGGTTCGACGGCGTCGACATCGACCTCGAGCACGGCATCAACGCGACGTACATGTCGAGCGCGCTGCACCAGCTCTCCGCGAAGGCCGGCCCGGACCTGATCCTCACGATGGCGCCGCAGACGATCGACTACCAGGCGACGAGCATGGGCTACTACCAGCTCACCCTGGCCATCAAGGACATCCTCACGATCGTCAACACGCAGTACTACAACTCGGGCACGATGATGGGCTGCGACCAGAAGGTGTACTCGCAGGCCACGGTGGACTTCCTCACCGCGCTGTCGTGCATCCAGCTCGAGATGGGGCTGCGCCCCGACCAGGTCGGCATCGGTGTCCCCGCCGTGCCGAAGGCCGCCGGCGGCGGCTACCAGCCGCTCGCCAACGTCGTGAAGGCCGTCGACTGCCTCGAGGTCGGCACCGGCTGCGGCGCGTTCAAGCCGGCCACGCCGTACGGCAAGATCGGCGGCGTCATGACCTGGTCGATCAACTGGGACAAGACGAACGGCTACGAGCTCGCGAACGTCATCGGTCAGCGGCTCGCGAGCGGTCCGACCACGCCGACGGACCCCACCGACCCGACGGACCCGACCGACCCGACGGACCCCACCGACCCGACGGACCCGACGGACCCGGGCACCTGCACCGCGCCGGCATGGTCGGCGTCCGCCGTGTACACCGGCGGCAACCGTGTCTCCCACCAGGGCCGCAGCTACGAGGCCAAGTGGTGGACGACGAACGAGAACCCGACGCAGAGCGGGCAGTGGGGGGTCTGGAAGGACCTCGGCACCTGCTGACCTGAGCCGGGGACGACGACGGCGCGGCACCCTCACCAGGTGCCGCGCCGTCGTGCGTGGTGCGGGTGGTGGACCACCCGCGGGAGGACTGCCGTCAGGCGGCGTCGTCCTCGAGCAGCTTCGTCGTCTTGGACTGGTCCAGCGGGATGCCGGGGCCCATCGTCGTCGTCAGCGTGGCCTTGGTGATGTACCGGCCCTTCGAGGACGACGGCTTGAGACGCAGGACCTCTTCGATCGCCGCCGCGTAGTTCTCCACGAGCGCCTTCTCGTCGAACGAGACCTTGCCGATGATGAAGTGCAGGTTCGAGTGCTTGTCGACGCGGAACTCGATCTTGCCGCCCTTGATGTCGGACACGGCCTTCGCCACGTCCATCGTCACGGTGCCGGTCTTCGGGTTCGGCATGAGACCACGGGGACCGAGCACCTTGCCCAGGCGGCCGACCTTGCCCATGAGGTCCGGCGTCGCCACGGCGGCGTCGAAGTCGGTGTAGCCACCGGCGACCTTCTCGATGAGGTCGTCGCCGCCGACCTCGTCGGCACCGGCCGCACGGGCCTCCTCGGCCTTCGCCGCGTTCGCGAAGACGATGACGCGGGCCGTCTTGCCCGTGCCGTGGGGGAGGTTGACCGTGCCGCGGACCATCTGGTCCGCCTTGCGCGGGTCGACACCCAGGCGGAACACGACCTCGACGGTCGCGTCGTACTTCACGGTCGACGTCTCCTTGGCGAGACGGATCGCCTCGAGCGGCGCGTAGAGACGCTCGCGGTCGATCTTCTCCTCGGCGTTGCGGTACGCCTTGCTGCGCGTTGCCATCTGCTTCTCCTTCTGCAGTCGTGGTCAGCGGGTCCGCGCGGACCCTGCCACCGTCGTCCGCAAGGTGCGGATCGACGTCGTGCCCGAGGCCGGCACGCGGTGCGTGCCGGCCTCAGTCCGTCCTCGAGCAGCCGTGAGGGCGCACCGGGGACGAGGTCATTGGGGGCTGTTCAGCCCTCGACCGTGATACCCATCGAGCGGGCCGTGCCCGCGATGATCTTCGACGCGGCGTCGAGGTCGTTCGCGTTGAGGTCCTCGAGCTTGGTCTGGGCGATCTCGCGCACCTGGTCGGCGGTGATCTTCGCGACCTTGACGGTGTGCGGCGTGGCCGAGCCCTTCTGCACGCCCGCGGCCTTCTTGATGAGCTCCGCGGCCGGCGGGGTCTTCGTCACGAACGTGAACGAACGGTCCTCGTAGACCGTGATCTCCACGGGGATGACGTTGCCGCGCTGCGACTCGGTCGCGGCGTTGTAGGCCTTGCAGAACTCCATGATGTTCACGCCGTGCTGACCGAGCGCGGGGCCGATCGGCGGGGCGGGCGTCGCCGCACCGGCCTGGATCTGGAGCTTGATGAGGCCGGAGACCTTCTTCTTGGGAGGCATGACTCTTCCCTGTCTTTCTTCTCGTGGACCGACGCCGTGGGCGATGACCCGGTTGCAGTACTGCGCTCACGCAGGAGCGGCGCGTGCCGCCCTCGCGTCAGATCTTGGCGACCTGGTTGAACGACAGCTCGACCGGGGTCTCCCGGCCGAAGATGGAGACGAGGACCTTGAGCTTCTGGTTCTCGACGTTGATCTCGGAGATCGTGGCGGGCAGCGTGTCGAACGGGCCGTCCGTGACGGTGACCGACTCGCCGACCGTGAAGTCGACCTCGACGGGAGCCTTCGCGGTGGCCTGGGCGGGCTTGCCGGGCTCCGGGGCGGGTGCCAGCATCGGCGCGAGCATCGAGAAGACCTCGTCGAGCGTCAGCGGCACGGGCTGGTGGGTGTGGCCGACGAAGCCGGTGACACCGGGCGTGTGGCGCACGGCGCCCCACGACTCGTCGGTGAGGTCCATGCGGACGAGGACGTAGCCGGGGATGCGCACGCGTCGGACGATCTTCTTCTGCGCGTTCTTGATCTCGGCCACCTCCTCCATGGGGACCTCGATCTGGAAGATGTAGTCCTCCATGTTCAGGCTCTGGATGCGGTTCTCCAGGTTGGCCTTCACACGGTTCTCGTAGCCCGCGTAGGAGTGGATGACGTACCAGTCGCCGAGCTGCGTGCGCAGCGTGCGCTTGAACTCCGCGACCGGGTCCTCGATGACGTCGCCGTCCTCGTCGACCGGGCGCTCGTCCTCGTCCTCGGACTCGTCAGCGGCGAGCTCGTCGTCCGACGCGTCCTCGTCGTCCGAGGCGTCCTCGACCGTCTCGTCAGCCTCGTCGACCGCCGGGACGTCCGTGGTCTCCTCGACGTCGTCCTGGGCACCCTCGGGCTGCGTCGGGTCGACGTTCTCCGTCTGGTCCAGCGACTCCTGGGACACGAACGAACCTGCTTTCTGACGAACTGCTCGATGACTTCTTCTGGAAGCGCCGACGGCGCCCCGAGGGGCGCCGGCTGCCGTGGTGGGGCCCGGCGTGACCGGGCGGAGGTGCGCTCGCTAGCCGAAGACCCACATGACGGCCTTGCCGATCCCGAGGTCGAGAACGGTCACGAACGCCATGACCACGACCACGAAGACCAGGACCACCGTCGTGTAGGTGATGAGCTCCGACCGCGTCGGGGTGACGACCTTGCGGAGCTCGGCGACGACCTGGCGCACGAACAGGGCGATGCGCGCGAAGATGTTGGGCTTCTTGTCCGCGGACGGACCGCCCTTCTTCTTCACCTCGTCGGCGCGTGCGCCGCCTGCACCCACGGCCTCTGACGGCGATTCGCTCACTCGTTCTTCCCCATCGCTCACGTACGGGACCTGCTCGAACCCTCGGTGCGACCCGGTGCCGGGCCGCGCGCGGTTCCCGGGAAGGTCCCACGAGAGCCACGCCGTGCAGGGTAGACAGGACTCGAACCTGCAACCTGCGGTTTTGGAGACCGCTGCGCTACCAATTGCGCCACTACCCTTCGTGCTCGACGACGCCGTACGAGCCCCGGCCACGAGACGAGAACACGTCTCACGGGCGCGGACCAGCGTGGCGGGCGTCAACCACCGAGGGATCACTGTACGCGACGCGAGGCCCCTGGTCGAACCGCCGTCCACCGATCGGTGGACACGAGGTCCGGACGAACGGCCGTCGCGGGCGAGAGGCCCGCGGGGACAGGCTGGTCCCATGACGACGACACCCCATCTCACCGGCTCCCGTGCCGCCGGTCAGGGACCGAGCGGCCCGGCCGTGGACGTGCGCGGGCTGCGCAAGGCCTACGGCGCCAAGCAGGCGGTCGACGGTATCGACCTCCGGGTCGAGCGCGGCGAGATCTTCGCGGTCCTCGGACCCAACGGCGCCGGCAAGACGACGACCGTCGAGATCCTCGAAGGGTTCCGCCGCCGCGACGCGGGCGAGGTCCGCGTGCTCGGCGAGGACCCGCAGACCGCGGGCCGCGCGTGGCGCTCGCGCATCGGCGTCGTGCTCCAGGACTCGCGCGACCAGGCCGAGCTCACCGTCGCCGAGATCGTCCGCCACTTCGCGACGTTCTACCCCGCGCCGCGCGACCCCGACGAGGTGATCGACGCCGTCGGGCTGCGCGAGAAGGCCCGGACCCGCACGCGCCAGCTCTCCGGCGGCCAGCGTCGCCGCCTGGACGTCGCGCTCGGCATCGTCGGGCGTCCGGAGCTGCTGTTCCTCGACGAGCCGACGACGGGCTTCGACCCGCAGGCACGCCGCGCGTTCTGGGCGCTCGTGCGCTCGCTGCGCGAGGACGGCACGACGATCCTGCTCACCACGCACTACCTGGACGAGGCCGCGCATCTGGCCGACCGTGCCGCCGTCGTGCGCGCGGGCGGGGTCGTCGCGCTCGACGCGCCCGACCGCCTCGGTGGCCCGGACGCGCGCCGGCCGGAGGTCCGCTGGCTCGACGACGGCGCCTGGCGGTCGGAGCGCACCGACTCCCCCACCGCGCTCGTCGCGTCCCTCGCCGCGCGGTACGCCGGACCCGACGGCGAGGTCCCCGGCCTCGCGGTGACCCGCCCGAGCCTCGAGGACGTCTACCTCGAGCTTATCGGCGAGCCGGCCACGGCGCCCGCCGCCGCGCCTGCCCGCACGACCGCACACAGGTCCCTCGACGCGCCCGCCGAGGACCCCACGCCCGACGGCACGACCGCCGTCGTCCCCGAGGAGGCCCGCCCGTGACCACCGCCCCGACCGCCGCCCGGTCCACGCGCTCCGCCCGACCCGTGGCCCTTCCCGGCGCCGGCCGGCTGGGGCTCGAGCGCACCCGCGCCGAGCTGCACGCGTTCTTCCGCGAGCGCGACGCCGTGATCTTCATCTTCACGTACCCGCTCATCATGCTCGCGATCTTCGCGACCGTGTTCGACGGGCAGGACCAGGGCTCGGCCGCCTACTCCGTGCCGTTCGCGCAGTACTTCCTGCCCGGCATGATCGCGACCGGCGTCATGCTCACGAGCTTCCAGTCCCTCGCGATCTCCATCGCGGTCGAGCGCGACGACGGCTCGCTCAAGCGTCTGCGCTCCACCCCGCTGCCGCCGTCCGCGTACTTCTACGGCAAGATCGGGCTCGTCCTGTTGACGTCGGTGGTACAGACGGGTCTGCTCCTTCTGCTCGCCGCGACGGTCTACGACGTCCCCATGCCGTGGGAGATGCCGGACGGCGGCGCGCGCCTCGCGACGTTCGCGTGGGTGTTCGTGCTCGGGTGCGCCACCGGCGCCGTGTGCGGCGTGGCGTTCTCGTCGCTGCCGCGGTCCGGCAAGTCCGCGACGGCGGTCGTCACGCCCGTCGTGCTCGTTCTCCAGTTCATCTCCGGGGTCTTCTTCGCGTTCTTCGCGCTGCCGTCCTGGATGCAGACCGTCGCGTCGCTGTTCCCCCTCAAGTGGATGGCGCAGGGCATGCGCTCGGTGTTCCTCCCGGAGCAGGCGGCGGCGCTCGAGCCGTCGGGGTCGTGGCAGCACGGCGCGACCGCTGCTGTACTGGTCGCATGGCTGGTCGTGGGGCTCGTGGTCGGTGCACGCTCGTTCCGGTGGCGGCGCCGTGACGACGGCTGAGACGCCGCCACCGGGCGGGGCGGCCGCCGGGGTGGTCGACGGGACGGCCGCCGACGCCGCGACCGCCGAGCTCGACGGCACGTGGGCCCGCGACGTGCGCTGGTGGGACGTGGCGTTCTACGTCATCGTCGTGCTCAGCGCACTCGCGCTGCTCGCGGCGGGCGTCAGCGGGAGGGCGCTGCTCGTGTCCCTGGCGGCGGTCGCGACGATCCTCGTGACCTACCTCGCCTGGGGGCGGCGGGCGGCGCGCACCCGCGACCAGGTGCCGGCCCACGTCTACCTCGTCGTCGCGATCGCGTGCACGCTCGTCGTCGTCGGGCAGGACGCGCTCGGCACGCTCCTGCTGTTCGCGGTGTTCACGCAGATCTGGATGCTGTCGGAGCACCTGTGGGCCCAGGTGGTGCTGTGCGTCGCGCTCGCGGCCGGCACGGCGCTCGCGCTCGCGTTCGACCCGCAGACGGGGCGGGTCGAGCCCGAGGAGCTCGCGA
This region includes:
- a CDS encoding CHAT domain-containing protein, producing MVRSGQATLDSRLAAAQAINARGQHHRASRAFEEIVREVDAAGEGAGRGDAYVAARALLGLALSEFELTGDVDGAYERLAEVEERGAVLAMRELAFVVRSQRGLLRLRSGDVTAALVEMETAVDVVDDARPLDAAVLMLNLGSLRLELGDAEGASRDLDDAVRRGSALGDDLLVSKARHNLGYAEYLRGDLPVALRAMDEAAEQAPDRHAAVGLIDRAQVLLDAGLLTEADDALGEARAQLSRYRMLRDLAEVELVRSRVVLGLRRYADARRLARSASRRFDRLGNAPWMLRARVAELQAALTEHRADAVTPTTARRHATWALDLAREGETLGGVAGLGVTIPAQLLAAEWLVSAGDVPAARDVLALVPARLDRAPLPVRLQHEAVLAQLAFAAGDRRGGVRAVRRGQSALAEHRARLGSVDAVTASAVHGVRLGNVDVDAALRTRRPGTIFDAVERGRAAFAGTGRVRPPSDPVLADLLASARREVEAARALGAPSDPAYLARRQDHLRAARRLQDDARRRAWQHGGGAATPVAATERRLRAGLSAAGSDAVVADLVLDGDDVRAVRVSAEGTRLVRLARRTTVAEQVRRARADFAVLSNVLIPVPMREAAVASLTRTLTALDEALVAPLEADGDLHVAARDLLLALPWASLPSRRGLRTWANSWVDLRIGEPTRRADEALVVAGPGLRFSSAEAKLVASVWEGSDALAGEDATCEAVVDGLRTAGVVHLAAHGTHETDNPLFSSLRLADGPLFAHELDGIDLHGVVVVLSACEVGLSTPRIGGESLGLTSVLLRLGARAVVASVAPLRDDVAARVMPSLHAELRDGAMPGTALARAVADEPEPVPLVCFGPLVL
- the rplA gene encoding 50S ribosomal protein L1, which codes for MATRSKAYRNAEEKIDRERLYAPLEAIRLAKETSTVKYDATVEVVFRLGVDPRKADQMVRGTVNLPHGTGKTARVIVFANAAKAEEARAAGADEVGGDDLIEKVAGGYTDFDAAVATPDLMGKVGRLGKVLGPRGLMPNPKTGTVTMDVAKAVSDIKGGKIEFRVDKHSNLHFIIGKVSFDEKALVENYAAAIEEVLRLKPSSSKGRYITKATLTTTMGPGIPLDQSKTTKLLEDDAA
- a CDS encoding RNA polymerase sigma factor, encoding MTRTTDELADTDEPGLSLGDRGALALLEYRDGRPHALGDFVREATPLLWHTVRAQGVEREQADDIVQTVWVALVRNAMTIKEPHAVLKWLLITAKRAAWEAVRKHRDEARRRTELPDDTDEGVPELPSGDPTPDVEVLRNERDRTLWAALDQLPDRCRRLLRLVSLADRPDYKAISAAIGMPVGSIGSTRGRCLAKLRDIIDDQGESWEAS
- a CDS encoding DUF4383 domain-containing protein, which gives rise to MTSSPNRLLAAVFGAVYLLVGLAGFVVTSGVGFAATEGRNLLLFEVNPLHNIVHLGIGAALLLASRSVRAARGTNLTIGAVYLLVGVVGLFLVDTGANIIALNGADNVLHLASALLLLGVGLAADREDAGRTVTA
- a CDS encoding S8/S53 family peptidase, whose amino-acid sequence is MSETPEPPVDVTGPGYYGDRPNRLQWRTRTIDPVSAQRRAGKQSPHPTWYVGDRILIPESPFDREGNRSLRWLERAAADRGLRVEVQDESLEDAELVREADLDPETTRDLLKTFGYSVRLHYRDDRQGALPDAWGLIEELRGRLCPDDGCSPRLALDHMIAPTPFIGGQPYTQPFPYTQPHPYTQPHPYTQPHPYTQPHPYTQPHPFAAGTAEYALPGSGGRTPVSWIGPVPRRTLTAGKTPYVSGDGVRRPVVAVLDTGVGEHPWFDDDLETRGAVVVRDPELLGQPLSTLPPTEYPYEDPEIGGVSVSPLTGPLDPVAGHGTFIAGLVHQLCPDAVILAPRLYGGSGVVPERDLLRTLRRVLLWHVLGLSGREGYAPIDVLVLSLGYYHERPEDADFDAPFGALVRALRRYGVVVVVSSGNDGQTRPTYPAAFAPRIDRKVSPPVPLEGVTLRLDEPPVLTVGAENPDKTVALFSNDGPWITCTRPGASLVSTVPPTIDGAVAPSRHVQELWGPGFRATIDPEGFQGGFATWSGTSFAAPVLAGELAASLLERIGDDPTEPGALEPGKGAPERCAWLWPSITLATGLVPTPGDDA
- a CDS encoding glycosyl hydrolase family 18 protein — encoded protein: MRTVLSGRTRGRTGRALRALATVVAAATVAAGGALAAAPATAAPAPAVVAPAAAAAGSTQWLTGYWHNFDNGSVTMRLSEIPQAYNLVAIAFADNLAGTPGGITFNLSSAELGGYTEAQFKADVATIRAQGRKVVLSVGGEKGNVVVSNATEAKNFADTAYGLMQKYGFDGVDIDLEHGINATYMSSALHQLSAKAGPDLILTMAPQTIDYQATSMGYYQLTLAIKDILTIVNTQYYNSGTMMGCDQKVYSQATVDFLTALSCIQLEMGLRPDQVGIGVPAVPKAAGGGYQPLANVVKAVDCLEVGTGCGAFKPATPYGKIGGVMTWSINWDKTNGYELANVIGQRLASGPTTPTDPTDPTDPTDPTDPTDPTDPTDPGTCTAPAWSASAVYTGGNRVSHQGRSYEAKWWTTNENPTQSGQWGVWKDLGTC